The nucleotide sequence CCCCTCCCGGAGGGCAGTACACCCGGGAACGCTGGCGGGCTTAACTTCCGGGGTCGAAACGAGACCGGGTGTGGCCCCGCCGCTATGGCCGCCGTGCCAATAACCCCTCCCGAAACGAATTTATAAATTTTGCGGTCTTGGGGGCAAGCTTAATAACGCCGGAAGCCGAAGTCCTCCGGGTGGTGAGATGGGACTCATCGAGGACAAGGCACTTGTTGAGGCTGCCCTCTTCGTTTCTGGCAGGCCCCTCAGCCTCAAGGAGCTTTCAAGGGCCCTCGGAATACGCTCTCTCGATTACCTTGAGAAGCTTATAGAGCTCATAGCTGCAGAATACGCCGAGAGGAAGAGCGCCATAGAGGTGGTCAAGGTTCTTGGAGACAAGTACGTGATGCAGGTCAAGCAGGAGTACAGCCAGAGGGTGATACACCTGATGCCGAGGCCCGACCTCAGAACGGGAGAGCTCAAGACGCTCGCGCTCATAGCCTACCTTCAGCCAATAGAGCAGAGCAAGATAATAAAGCTCCGCGGGAGTCAGGCCTATGAGCACATCAAAAAGCTCGTAGAGATGGGTTTAATTTACGCGGAACCCTACGAGAGGACGAAGCTCCTGGGCACAACCCAGAAGTTTGCCGAGCTCTACGGCTTCCCCGAGAACGACCCCAACGTCATCAAGGAGGCCTTCAGGAAGGTCGTCCACGCCGAGTACAGCGACCTCATAGAGAAACTCGAAGGTAAGGGCAAGGAAGAAAAGTCTGAGTAAACGTTTACGGTTTTCTTGAGGCCATAGTTTTCCACTTTTCTGTTTTGGGCAGAAATAAACTCTTTTCTGCCTCAAAGAAGGCCCGAAAGAAAAGTTTAAATACGGGAACGTCGGATTACCATTAGGGTGAGTGCTATGTCAGGCCTTACTAAAGAGCAGATTGTGAACCAGATCATCCGGCAGAGGGGCCTCTCGAAGGCCGAGATTGAGAAGAGAATAGCGGAGATAGCCAAAAGGGAGGGGATTTCCGAGCACGCCGCCGCTGTGATGCTTGCCGAGGAACTCGGGGTCAAGCTCACAGAGGGCGAGGAGCTTCTCCACGTAGCCGACCTCGTCCCCGGTATGACCGGGGTCAACATCGTGGCGAGGGTTCTCAGGAAGTTCCCGCCGAGGGAGTACACCAAGAAGGACGGCTCAAAGGGCAGGGTCGCGAACCTCATCGTTTACGACTCGACCGGTCAGGCGAGGCTCGTCCTCTGGGATGCACTGGTCTCGAAGTACTACGATGAGCTCAGCCCGGGTGACGTCATCAAGATAATAGACCCCTCCGTCAGGGAGGGGATGAAGGGGGTCGAACTTCACGCCAACTTCAGGACGAGGATAATCAAGAACCCCGAGGACCCGCGCGTTGAGGAGATACCTCCCCTAGAAGAGGTCAGAAGCTACTCCTACAGGAGGGTGAAGATAAAGGACCTCCAGGGTGGCGAGCGCTTCGTCGAGATAAGGGGCACCGTGGCGAAGCTCTACAGGGTTCTCGTCTACGACGCCTGTCCGGAGTGCAGGAGAAAGGTTGACTACGACCCGGCAACGAACACGTGGCTCTGCCCCGAGCACGGCGAGGTCGAGCCAGTGAAGATGGTCGTCCTTGACTTCGGCCTTGACGACTCTACGGGTTACATCAGGGTTACCCTCTTCGGCGACGACGCCGCTGAGCTTTTAGGGGAGTCGCCGGAAGAGATTGAGGCCAAGATAGAGGAGCTCGTCGAGGGCGGACTGACTGTAAAGGAAGCTGGAAGGAAGGTAGCGGAGGAGGACTACTACACTCTCCTCGGCAGGGAGATAATAGTTCGCGGTAGCGTCGTTGAGGACAAGTTCCTCGGAACCCTGCTGAAGGCCAGAAGCTGGGAGGAAATCAACGAAAGGCGCGAGATAGAGCTCGCCAGACGCGAGCTGTACGGGGCCATAAAGTCCCTTGAGGGTGGTGAGTGAAATGGAGGAGGTTCGCTTTAGGAGGAGAAAGCCCGCCGTTGAGAGAAAAATAGCGGAGATAAGGGAGGAAGACACCCGCGTCTCCCTCATAGGAAAGGCCTTCAAGGTGGACAAGCTGGACTACACCTTCTGGATCGACGACGGGACTGGAGTGATACTCGTTGAGAGCGAGGAAAACGTCCTTCCCGCGAACGGCCAGATTGTGAGGGTCATCGGCAGGGTCATCAGGAACGACGAGGGCGTCCACATCTTCGGCGAGGTAATACAGGACTTCAGCGAGGCCAATCTTGAGGCCCTTGAGGAAATCAGGGAGCTTGAGAGGAAGTACCTCCCGAAGGTCGAGGGGATAATCAACTTCTTTGGAGGTGAGGAGGAATGAAGAAGCGCCTTCCCGCGAGCAGGGTCTACATCAGGGACATCATCGAGGGCTACTACGTGAGGAGCGAGGGCGACTTCGAGCCGAACTACCTGATAACCAAGGACGCCAGAAAGGTTTACCGCGTTAAGGTAGTCGCAACGGTTGTCAGGGAGCCGGTCATAAGCGACGACGAGACCTACGGAAAGTTCCAGATTGATGACGGAACGGGAACGATATGGGTTCTTGGCTTCCGCGACGATACCCGCTTCATAAAGCTCGTGAAGAAAGGTGATTTGGTTCAGATAATAGGCAAAGTTGCGGAGTGGCGCGACGACAAGCAGATACTTGTCGAAGGCGTTTCCAAGGTCTCCCCGAACTTCTGGATACTCCACCGCTTCGAGACCTTGAAGGAGAAGGTCGAGCACGCAAAGAAGGCGAAGATAGCCTTTGACATATACGACCGCTACGGGATAACCGCCAAGGCCAAGGTTATCGCCAAGAACAAAGGAATAGACGAGGATATGCTCCAGACGATAGACGAGCTCTACACGATGATGCTTGAACAGAGAACCCTTGAGGAGGAGCTCTTCGAGGAGGAAGAGGAAGAAGAGACCCCCGTCATTAACCCCGAGCTTGAGAAGGCCAAGAAAGCCGTCATGGATCTGCTGAGGGAAAAGAAGAAGGCCCTCTCCCACAAGTTCATAGTCAAGAAACTCTCAAAGGAGTTCGACGAGGAAATCATAGAGGAGGCCATAGCCCAGCTACTCGCGGAGGGGGAGATATACGAGCCCGAGATAGGCTTCTACGAGCCCCTCTGATTTTTCAATATTGTTCCCTCATCGTCCTTATCACCGGGTCGTGAATGAGGGTCGAGGTTATGCTGTCAACCATTCTGAAGAACTCCTCCTTTCCCTTTTCCAGATCCATGGTTTCGAGCCTTATCAGCTCGCACCTTTCCCCGAGTATCCACTTTCCGAGGAGTATCTTCTCCCTCCCGTCCTTCTGAAGGTCGAGCCTGACCAGTCCGTAGGGTATGTCAGCCGTCCACCAGTTGGCCTTGAAGGTTACCCTCCAGTTGCCTTCTTCGACGGCCTTTGCCAGCTTCTCCATGGTTGTCCCCGGGCCGTGAGGGGTCTTGAATGTGACGACCGTCCACAGCCCATTCTTTTCCAGCTCCGCGAGGATTTTATCCTTGAACTCCATACTTATCACCTCACAACGGACGCAAAGAGGAACGCCATAACCGCGAGAAATATGCTGGCCTTTAAAAGCTTCTGGGCACGGTGGGCGGTCTCCCTATCCTGGGAGCGGAGTATTAAAAAGGCCGAGTAGAGGATTATTGCATCCACTGGGAGCATCGCGAGGTAGCTCAGCCCAACTCCTGCCTTTATCGGGAGGAAAGAGGCAAGAACCGTTGCGATCGCGAAGGACGCCCCCACATAGGAGGCCTTTTTCCTGCCCCATATTATCGGGAGGGTTCTGGCACCCTTGGCGAGGTCGCCTTCAACGTCCTCTATATCCTTGATGACCTCCCTGGCAATGTTAACGAGGAAGGCACAGAGGGCCAGGTAGCCGGCCAGACCTATGCTACCAACGGCAACTGCCCCGTAGAGTGGGGTTGCCCCGGTCAGCGAAGCAACAGCCAGGTTGCCTATGAAGGGCATCGGCTTGAGCTTCCATGCGTAGAGGAACATCGTCACGTACGCCAGAACCGCCAGGATGAAGGCGTAGATGTTTATGAAGACGGCAAGGGTGAGGCCAGCGGCGAAGAGGAGCATTGCATACCAGAAGGCCGTCCTTCTGCTCATCGCCCCCCTTGGGAGGGGTCTCTCTGGCCTGTTTATCCTGTCTATCTCGTAGTCGAAGTAGTCGTTTATCGTGTTGCCCCCAGCACACCCGAGGGTGACCACGAGGAAGACGAGAAGGCCCTTAAGGGGCGAGGGGAAGTGGCCTACGGCTACGATGGAGCCTAGGAGGCCAACTACCCCCGCTAAGATGCAGTTGTGCGGTCTCGTTATCTCGATGAAGGCCTTCGCTTCCATTAGGGCCACCTAATTCATTTTTCCGGCAGTTTTTAAAACCTTTCTACAGCTCGTCCCTCCGGAGAAGCCCGAGCTCCTCCCCGGTCTCAAGGACGCGCATTCTCCCGAGCCTGAGCTCCTCAATTCCGTCGAGGGAAGTCAGAGGTGTGAGAACTTGGGCAGTCTTGGCTGTGAAGTTCACCCACTTGAGTATCCCGAGGCCGGGGCAGAGGCCGTTTCCATCGATGAAGCCCACGAGGAGGTTACTTAGCCTCTCGAAGTCGACCGCCTGAAGGGCCCTGCTGTAGTGGCGTGGCACCGCCTCAACATCGGCCTTGACGACCGTATAGCGGTTCCCCTTCCAGCCAGCCAGAACAACCCACCTGAAGAGCTCCTCAAGGAGGGCCTTTTCCTCAACAGTGAGAGGCCTCCCGTTGAAGAGCGAGGTTCCTGTTACGGGTGTTTCCTCAAGGTTAACCTCCACGAGGGAAGCGCTCTCAAAGTAGGCCCTCCACTTGGCGAAGCGGACTTCCCTGCGCTCCTCCCTGCTGTGGGATTTCGCGAGCTCGCTAACCTTTAGCCTTACAACGTCCCCGTACTTCGAAAGGGATCGTGCGAGTCCATCTAGTTCGTTTCCTCTTTCTAGAAGGACAATAACGTCCGGCCTGACGAGTTCTGCCTTGAGGCGTTTCATCTCGGCTCCGATGCCAGAAACAAACCCCGTAGTGTCTATTATCACAACATCGGCATCATCAAGGGCCATACCCGTGAGCCTCTTAACGCCAACTGCCATCTCGCCCGCGAACTGCGAGGGCGAGACCGCCCCGATGAAGTAGTGGGCAATCCCTTTGAGCTCGGTAAAGCTCTCGAAGGGCCCCTCAGGGAAGGCAAGGCTTATCGTTGCGGGGGGAAGTATGCCCTTTTGCCCGACGTCTGCGTCAACCACTGCAACGCCGTGCCCGAGGGAGATGAGTTCGTTCGCGAGGAAAGTTGCCAGTGTAGTCTTCCCGCTGTCTGTGTCACCCACTATCATGACCTTTACGGGTGCTCTCGAAGAGAGCTCTTCAACGAGCTCAACCCTGTCCGGCGGAACTTCGACTGTGTAGGTCGCTTTGTTCATGCTCTCACCTTCTCCCGGAGATTAAAAAACTTGATGCCTCCCGAACCAGAAAGACTTATAAGGTTGGGCCTCATCACTTGTTGAATGGGTAGGTAAAATTTGACTTATATCGCGTTTATCTCTGAAAAAGTTCAAGGAGGTGATTGAATGGTTGAGGAGGGAACCCTTACCCCCAGACAGCTTCGCCTGCTGAGGAAGCTCTACGAGGAGGGGAAGACGATAGAGGTTCACACAGTCGAGAAGACGCAGGACGAGCTTGCAAAGGAGCTTGGAATAACCAGGCAGGCCCTCAGCAACCACCTGAAGGTTCTCAAGGAGCTCGGCTACATAAGGACGGGCAGGGGCTTCATAGACCTCACCGACAAGGCCCTTGAGTTGCTAGGTGAGAAGAAGGGCGACGTCTTCGTCTTCGTCAAGATTGAGCCGACCAAGAGGAGGCAGGTCTACGAGAGGCTCAAGGAGCTCAAGATAAAGAAAATCTACCGCGTAACTGGAGACATTGACCTCATAATCGAGGCCGACAAGACGAAGCTCGACGAGATACTTGAGGAGATAGCGTCACTCGACGGCGTGAGGGAAACTAACACCCACCTCGTCCTTGAGGTTCTCTGAGGGCTTTCTCGATTCTTCTTTTTAGCTCCTCGATGTTCTGCCCGAACTTTGCGGAGACGGGAACGAGAACGTCTCTGGCTTCCTCCAGGGGGATTCCGAACTTCTCGGCGAGGAAGTTCAGGGTTCTCTCAAGGTTCCTGACCTTGTCAACCTTGTTAACCGCGACTATCGTCGGTATCCCGAGCTCCCTGAGGAAGGAGTAGAACTCGACGTCAATCGGTATCTCTCCCCTCTTCTCCCAGCGCTCTATTATCTCCGGTGCGGACTTTCCGTCCACGACGAGAACCGCGAGCTCTATCTCCTCCGCGTTCTCCTCTATGAAGGCCACTATCTCGTCCTTTATCCTCTCCTGGACTTCCCGGGGGAGCCCGCTCATGAAGCCAAAACCCGGCAGGTCAACGACCTTCCTGTTCCTCCAGTTCACCTCAACGGGCTTCCTAGTGACCCCGGGGCGCTTTCCCCTCTTTACCTTCTTCCCTGTGAGTCTGAATATGAGGGTGCTCTTTCCCACGTTGGAGCGCCCCGCGAAGATTATCATTCTTTCACCCCCTCCTGCTTTCGTCATTTGTTTATAAGGGTTGGCGGAAAGGTTAAGTAGATTGACGTTCAAAGTTGTGCGGTGGTGGTTATGCCGGAGGAGAGCAGTCGTGCGAATCAGCTCGTTAACAAGTTCGTCATCTCCCTAACCGAGGGAAAGATACTGGGCTACGTTACCGACATAAACGTCGAGGTTGAAGGAGATGAGTTCTACTTCATCCTGAGGATGAAGGAGGTCGAAAACCTCGGCAAGGGTCAGAGCATCTTCACGAGCGAGAAGAAGATGAAGATAAAGCCAGGGGATATAGTCAACGTTGGTCCCCACGTCATAATCCTCGGCGACGGCAAGGTTCCGCCGCTGAGGGAGATAGAGCGCCTTCACCAGATAGCCGAGGAGTACAACAACCTGATGCGCGAGCTTGAGGCGAAGGACAAGCTGATAGAACAGCTCAAGGAGGAGAACTACCAGCTGACGAGACAGATAGAGGAGCTCCAGAGGGAGCTGAGGAAGTATCAGGTAATGAGGGAGGACTTCGACCACCTGAAGGAACAGCTCGTCCGCCAGGAGGGACAGCTTGAGATGGCGAGGGAGTACATAAGACTCCTTGAGGGGCTAAGACACGACATAGACAAGATAAAGGGCGACGTTGAGTCCCTGATTGAGACACAGCTTGAGGAAGTCGTGAGGGCAATAATAAATGAGGAGCTGAACGCAAGGGGATTAAAGAAGACGAGCTTCCTCTAACCGAATATGCTCGGTCCGAAGGCGTAGAGGAGGAACTCTATCGCTATAAGGACGAGCGTGAGGCCTATCACTCCCTTCGGGCTTATTTTTATTGCCCTCGTGTCCTCGTCGAAGAACCTCATAAGTCCCGCTCCGGTCGGGGGAAGTGTTGTCTTTTCCTTTGCCATGGCTCTCACCTGAGGTCTCTTTCTTTAGGAGTTATTTAAGCTTCACGGTAAGGTTTTTAAACGCTCCGCTCAAGAGCGGTCGGGAAAGGGCAGTGCCCAATGAATCCCGCTGATGAGTGGAGGTGGGAGGAAATGGCAACTTTCAAGTTGGTTATATCGAACCCCAAGAGCGGTATAGCCAGGCAGGTTGAGATAACCGGTGGCGAGGCAGAGAAGCTCATAGGAATGCGCATCGGTGAGGAGATTCCAGCCAAGGAGCTCGGCCTCAACCTCAGGGAGATATTCGGCGACGAGAAAATCCCCGAAGACGCGAGGCTCAGGATAACCGGTGGAACCGATAAGGACGGCTTCCCTATGAGGCCTGACGTTCACGGCCCGAGGAGGGTCAGGATACTCCTCTCAAGGGGCCCCGGCTTCAGGCCGACTGAGAGGGGCGAGAGGAGGAAGAAGACAGTCCACGGAAACACCATAAGTCCGAACATAGTGCAGGTCAACATGAAGATTGTCTTCTGACCTCTTTTCTTCTATCCCTCGGGTAAACCTTAATAAACGACCCCGCTTTCTATGGTTAGGGGTGTGAGAAGATGGCAAAGAAGAAGGAGTTTAGGCAGGCTGAGGTTAACATAGGCATGGTGGGTCACGTTGATCACGGTAAAACCACACTGACGAAAGCCCTAACCGGAATCTGGACAGATACACACAGCGAGGAGCTGAGGAGAGGAATCACGATAAAGATAGGCTTTGCAGATGCCGAGATAAGGAAGTGCCCCCATTGTGGCAGGTACTCAACTTCGCCAATCTGTCCCTACTGTGGCCATGAAACCGAGTTCGAGAGGCGCGTTTCCTTCATAGATGCACCGGGTCACGAGGCACTGATGACCACGATGCTCGCCGGAGCCTCGCTTATGGACGGCGCCGTTCTGGTCATAGCTGCGAACGAGGGGGTCATGCCCCAGACGAGGGAGCATCTAATGGCCCTTCAGATAGTCGGAAACAAGAACATAGTCATAGCCCTCAACAAAATAGAGCTCGTCGACAGGGAAAAGGTGATGGAGCGCTATAGGGAGATCAAGGAGTTCGTTAGGGGAACAGTAGCTGAGAACGCTCCAATAATTCCGATTTCGGCACTACACGGTGCGAACGTTGACGTGCTCCTCGCTG is from Thermococcus sp. and encodes:
- the scpB gene encoding SMC-Scp complex subunit ScpB, with amino-acid sequence MGLIEDKALVEAALFVSGRPLSLKELSRALGIRSLDYLEKLIELIAAEYAERKSAIEVVKVLGDKYVMQVKQEYSQRVIHLMPRPDLRTGELKTLALIAYLQPIEQSKIIKLRGSQAYEHIKKLVEMGLIYAEPYERTKLLGTTQKFAELYGFPENDPNVIKEAFRKVVHAEYSDLIEKLEGKGKEEKSE
- a CDS encoding OB-fold nucleic acid binding domain-containing protein → MSGLTKEQIVNQIIRQRGLSKAEIEKRIAEIAKREGISEHAAAVMLAEELGVKLTEGEELLHVADLVPGMTGVNIVARVLRKFPPREYTKKDGSKGRVANLIVYDSTGQARLVLWDALVSKYYDELSPGDVIKIIDPSVREGMKGVELHANFRTRIIKNPEDPRVEEIPPLEEVRSYSYRRVKIKDLQGGERFVEIRGTVAKLYRVLVYDACPECRRKVDYDPATNTWLCPEHGEVEPVKMVVLDFGLDDSTGYIRVTLFGDDAAELLGESPEEIEAKIEELVEGGLTVKEAGRKVAEEDYYTLLGREIIVRGSVVEDKFLGTLLKARSWEEINERREIELARRELYGAIKSLEGGE
- a CDS encoding replication protein RepA; amino-acid sequence: MEEVRFRRRKPAVERKIAEIREEDTRVSLIGKAFKVDKLDYTFWIDDGTGVILVESEENVLPANGQIVRVIGRVIRNDEGVHIFGEVIQDFSEANLEALEEIRELERKYLPKVEGIINFFGGEEE
- a CDS encoding OB-fold nucleic acid binding domain-containing protein, yielding MKKRLPASRVYIRDIIEGYYVRSEGDFEPNYLITKDARKVYRVKVVATVVREPVISDDETYGKFQIDDGTGTIWVLGFRDDTRFIKLVKKGDLVQIIGKVAEWRDDKQILVEGVSKVSPNFWILHRFETLKEKVEHAKKAKIAFDIYDRYGITAKAKVIAKNKGIDEDMLQTIDELYTMMLEQRTLEEELFEEEEEEETPVINPELEKAKKAVMDLLREKKKALSHKFIVKKLSKEFDEEIIEEAIAQLLAEGEIYEPEIGFYEPL
- a CDS encoding ribonucleoside-triphosphate reductase codes for the protein MEFKDKILAELEKNGLWTVVTFKTPHGPGTTMEKLAKAVEEGNWRVTFKANWWTADIPYGLVRLDLQKDGREKILLGKWILGERCELIRLETMDLEKGKEEFFRMVDSITSTLIHDPVIRTMREQY
- a CDS encoding geranylgeranylglycerol-phosphate geranylgeranyltransferase, whose product is MEAKAFIEITRPHNCILAGVVGLLGSIVAVGHFPSPLKGLLVFLVVTLGCAGGNTINDYFDYEIDRINRPERPLPRGAMSRRTAFWYAMLLFAAGLTLAVFINIYAFILAVLAYVTMFLYAWKLKPMPFIGNLAVASLTGATPLYGAVAVGSIGLAGYLALCAFLVNIAREVIKDIEDVEGDLAKGARTLPIIWGRKKASYVGASFAIATVLASFLPIKAGVGLSYLAMLPVDAIILYSAFLILRSQDRETAHRAQKLLKASIFLAVMAFLFASVVR
- a CDS encoding Clp1/GlmU family protein produces the protein MNKATYTVEVPPDRVELVEELSSRAPVKVMIVGDTDSGKTTLATFLANELISLGHGVAVVDADVGQKGILPPATISLAFPEGPFESFTELKGIAHYFIGAVSPSQFAGEMAVGVKRLTGMALDDADVVIIDTTGFVSGIGAEMKRLKAELVRPDVIVLLERGNELDGLARSLSKYGDVVRLKVSELAKSHSREERREVRFAKWRAYFESASLVEVNLEETPVTGTSLFNGRPLTVEEKALLEELFRWVVLAGWKGNRYTVVKADVEAVPRHYSRALQAVDFERLSNLLVGFIDGNGLCPGLGILKWVNFTAKTAQVLTPLTSLDGIEELRLGRMRVLETGEELGLLRRDEL
- a CDS encoding Lrp/AsnC family transcriptional regulator → MVEEGTLTPRQLRLLRKLYEEGKTIEVHTVEKTQDELAKELGITRQALSNHLKVLKELGYIRTGRGFIDLTDKALELLGEKKGDVFVFVKIEPTKRRQVYERLKELKIKKIYRVTGDIDLIIEADKTKLDEILEEIASLDGVRETNTHLVLEVL
- the engB gene encoding GTP-binding protein EngB, with product MIIFAGRSNVGKSTLIFRLTGKKVKRGKRPGVTRKPVEVNWRNRKVVDLPGFGFMSGLPREVQERIKDEIVAFIEENAEEIELAVLVVDGKSAPEIIERWEKRGEIPIDVEFYSFLRELGIPTIVAVNKVDKVRNLERTLNFLAEKFGIPLEEARDVLVPVSAKFGQNIEELKRRIEKALREPQGRGGC
- a CDS encoding preprotein translocase subunit Sec61beta, which translates into the protein MAKEKTTLPPTGAGLMRFFDEDTRAIKISPKGVIGLTLVLIAIEFLLYAFGPSIFG
- a CDS encoding 30S ribosomal protein S6e — protein: MATFKLVISNPKSGIARQVEITGGEAEKLIGMRIGEEIPAKELGLNLREIFGDEKIPEDARLRITGGTDKDGFPMRPDVHGPRRVRILLSRGPGFRPTERGERRKKTVHGNTISPNIVQVNMKIVF